The following proteins are co-located in the Triticum aestivum cultivar Chinese Spring chromosome 1A, IWGSC CS RefSeq v2.1, whole genome shotgun sequence genome:
- the LOC123062436 gene encoding regulator of MON1-CCZ1 complex — protein MQGGLSSPGALSHAYVQHPPLRCDIPDIKGLFYDDANKFLVAPTADRILYWKIAASTQSGPPNSDPINEGPILSVRFSLDQKAIGIQRSSHEVEFRNRETGEGCSKKCRADSETILGFFWTDCPTCDVIIIKTSGLDLLVYEPQSNALRLVESKKCSATWYLYTHESRLLLLASGMQCTLFTGYQFSAGGIVKLPKFEMVMSKSEANNKPVLAAADVHIVTVYGRIYCLQLDRVGMALNLYRFYRDAVVQQGTLPVYSSRIAVSAVDNIIMIHQIDAKVVILYDVFMDSYAPISAPLPLLVRGLASNSKQAAQPADQQSSAYGGTLYGEGWNFLIPDLICDAENGLLWKLHLDLEAIAASTSDAPSILEFLQRRKSDLSMVKTLSLAIVRTTILERRPVTLVAKAMDIILDSYSRSMKMVGGAAGVRRTSEQNQQSSFQPVEDSRVVSQEPPGTMIGPVINTDSASGVESGQSQSNSGVEHGIANLAAHVDRSSLNTSSDSDGITNTSRAVSQATSSSQISDATGKRPQVVGEDSQPLASGTSMQHGTHVASVAISPIEMVQSVFVLVEDEMMGDPAYLIAVIMEFLRSLSKAGLKAPPDLYVMMTALLACSNRYAEIALFVSNKILEPSRELAMQLIDLGRHHSLTRKLGVDMLRERCLHHDYVAALLQDGYYLEALRYARKYKVITVQPSLFLEEAVAKNITPNLAAVLSFFAELTPSFKTTSDYSRYRHILSEMV, from the exons ATGCAAGGAGGTTTGAGCAGCCCTGGTGCGCTCTCTCACGCTTATGTACAACATCCTCCGCTACGGTGTGACATTCCAGATATTAAGGGGCTATTCTATGATGATGCGAATAAGTTTCTTGTAGCCCCAACAGCTGATCGG ATATTATACTGGAAGATAGCTGCATCTACTCAATCTGGACCTCCAAACTCTGATCCAATTAATGAAGGCCCCATCTTATCAGTTCGATTTTCTCTGGATCAGAAAGCCATAGGGATTCAGCGATCCAGTCATGAGGTCGAGTTTAGAAATAGAGAAACAGGGGAAGGCTGTAGTAAGAAGTGCAGAGCAGATTCTGAGACCATACTGGGATTTTTCTGGACTGACTGTCCCACTTGTGATGTCATAATTATAAAAACAAG TGGGCTAGATCTGCTTGTCTATGAGCCTCAATCAAATGCTCTTCGGTTAGTGGAGTCAAAAAAGTGCAGTGCCACCTGGTATCTTTACACTCATGAAAGCAGGTTGCTTCTTCTTGCATCTGGAATGCAATGTACGCTGTTCACTGGATATCAG TTTTCTGCTGGTGGGATCGTCAAATTGCCTAAGTTTGAGATGGTGATGTCTAAATCCGAAGCAAATAACAAGCCTGTCCTAGCTGCTGCTGATGTTCACATTGTAACAGT GTATGGTAGGATTTACTGCTTGCAGCTGGATAGAGTCGGCATGGCATTGAACCTGTACCGATTCTACCGTGATGCTGTTGTCCAACAG GGTACTCTCCCAGTATATTCAAGCAGAATTGCAGTTAGTGCAGTTGACAATATAATCATGATCCATCAAATTGATGCGAAAGTTGTCATACTTTACGATGTATTTATGGATTCTTACGCACCAATATCTGCACCACTTCCACTGCTTGTGAGAGGACTGGCCAGCAATAGTAagcaagcagcacaacctgcaGATCAGCAATCAAGTGCTTATGGCGGGACTTTATATGGAGAAGGTTGGAACTTTCTCATTCCTGACCTCATCTGTGATGCTGAGAATGGGCTACTCTGGAAACTTCATTTAGATCTGGAG GCTATTGCTGCTAGTACTTCTGATGCTCCTTCGATTTTGGAATTCCTTCAGAGACGAAAGTCTGACCTGAGTATG GTTAAGACACTAAGCCTTGCTATAGTTCGAACAACCATCTTGGAAAGGAGGCCAGTAACTTTGGTTGcaaaggcaatggatatcattcttGATTCATACTCTCGTTCGATGAAAATGGtaggcggtgctgctggggttagGAGGACGTCTGAGCAAAACCAACAGTCAAGTTTTCAGCCTGTTGAGGACTCCCGTGTGGTTTCTCAGGAACCTCCTGGAACCATGATTGGACCTGTTATCAACACTGATTCAGCAAGTGGGGTTGAGAGTGGACAGTCACAGTCAAATTCAGGAGTTGAGCATGGAATTGCTAACCTGGCAGCACATGTAGATAGGTCATCTTTAAACACATCCTCTGATTCTGACGGTATTACCAATACATCGAGAGCGGTAAGTCAGGCAACATCAAGTTCCCAGATATCTGACGCCACTGGCAAAAGACCGCAGGTTGTAGGAGAGGATAGCCAACCATTGGCTTCTGGTACATCAATGCAGCATGGAACACATGTTGCTAGTGTGGCAATTTCACCAATTGAAATGGTCCAGTCCGTCTTTGTGCTTGTTGAAGATGAAATGATGGGTGATCCTGCATACCTTATTGCTGTCATCATGGAGTTTTTACGAAG CCTGTCAAAAGCTGGGCTGAAGGCTCCTCCTGACCTTTATGTCATGATGACTGCTTTGCTGGCCTGCAGCAACCGTTATGCTGAAATAGCACTGTTTGTATCGAACAAG ATTCTAGAGCCGTCCAGGGAACTCGCAATGCAGCTCATTGATCTGGGTCGACATCATTCGCTGACAAGGAAGCTGGGAGTGGACATGCTCCGGGAGAGGTGCCTGCACCATGACTACGTGGCTGCATTACTCCAAGACGGGTACTACCTGGAGGCTCTACGCTATGCTCGAAAATACAAG GTTATCACCGTGCAGCCTTCCCTGTTCTTGGAGGAAGCCGTGGCCAAGAACATCACGCCGAACCTTGCCGCTGTGCTGAGCTTTTTTGCTGAGCTCACGCCGAGTTTCAAGACGACGTCGGACTATAGCAGATATCGGCACATACTGTCGGAAATGGTCTGA